CGACCGACCGCATCCGCTCGCTCGGCGTGCGCGGCGCATGCCGCTGCGCCGGCACGACCACCGCCGCGGGTTGCCCCGCGCGGCCCAGATCAGGCGCCGCCGGACCTTCCGAATGCAGCAGGGATACGGGCACCGACGCCCGCCGCCCATTGGAGACCAACGAGTCCGGGGCGGCATCGCCAAGCATCGGCGAGGCGGAGGCAGGCGCAGGGGCAGGCGAAGGCCGAACCGCCCGGAACCGCCACTCCAACCGGTAACGCGCATTGAGCGTCGGCGAGTCAGTGCTCCACTCGAACCAGGTGCGATCGCCCTCGGCCCGCCGGGTCACCGGCGTGCGCAACGGCGCCTCCTCCGACGACAGCGACGTCGCGACCCCCCACACCTGCGCGTCAAGATCGGTAGGGAAGTCGAGCCGCACCGTCAGCCGCCGGGTCGGCAGCCGCACCGCACGCTGGAACCAACGCCCCCACTTCTCCTGCCCGACGGTGTAGGCGTATTCGATCGTCACCCGCTCCCCCGGATAGAGCGGGAACCGCCCGTTGGCGTTCTCGAACAGCAGCCAGACCTCTTTGAACGCGTCCCGGTCGTGCTTCTTGCGCCACTCCATCGGCTCACGCGCCGGCGGATCGTCACAGTAGGCCTGTAGGTCGAGCTCGGCGAACGTCAGCGGATGGTCGCGGTGGTGCCGGTTGGACCGCTCCGGGTCCTCCGGATAGCGGTCGACCGCGACCCGCACCAGATAGCGGGTGACCGGCTCGGTGCCGGCGTTGTAGAGGGACCGCCGGATCACGCAGCGATAGTCGTCGCCGACGAAGGCCAGCGTGGCGACCTCCTGCTCGACGATCAGCCCGGTGCCGGGCGGCATCCACTGCTCGGGCACCGGCGGGTCGCGCTGCGGCTGGGCGCCGGCGCGGGCGTGCCGCAGGTCGTCGTATTCCTGGAAGCGCAGCCAGATCGCCCCGCTCGCGCTCAGCACGGCCTCGGCACGCCGGGCGAAATCCTCGGTGGGGCGGTGCCGGCGGCCTTCGACGTGGCTGACGTAGGACGGGTCGAAGCCCATCTGGGTGGCGAGTTGTTTCTTCGTCAGGCCGCGTTCGACCCGCCAGCGAGACAGCTCCGCCGCGAACGAGTCGGCGGCGCGTTCGATCGGCGAGATTGGTGAAGTCGGCGGTGGGCTCGGCATCACGCGTCCCTTTTGGGGCCGGGACTCCCCTAGAAGCCCGGAAATCCAGTCTGCTGCGCCGGTAAGGAACTGGACCATAAGTGGCGCGTTACCGACAAATGCCTTGACAACCGTCGCAGAGCGCGACTAAGTCAACACGGCGCGAAAGTGCGGCGATGAACCCAGACGAGTCGTCCACCACTCCGTCTCGCGAATCTCTGGTTAGGCTAGCCTTAGCACGCTATGTTGTTTCGGCTGGCGAGCCTGAGGTAATAGCGCAAGATGGGTGGAGATTCGGTGACCGCACGGATGCGTTTGGTGGCGGGGTCGAGGTGACAGCGACCATCGACTTCCGCGCGATGGCCGGCGCACCCTTCGACCCGATCACCGCGACGCTGCGGTCGATGTTCGGCACCGACGACCTCCCGGGCCTGACCCGCGGCCTGCTCGTGCACGACCCGGCCGGCTGGCTTCCCGCGACGTCGTTGTCCGACGGCAGTCACCTCCCCGACCTGCTCGACGCCGCCGCCCGCCGCTGGCGCGGCTCACCACACGCCGCCGCCGCGCTGGCCTGGAAGTCCTACAGCTACTGGCTGGTCCTGCCGGCGGTGCTCGGTTGGGCCTCCGCCCGGCGCGTGCCACTGCTGCGCGCCAACGACGTGCTCGTGCACTTCGAAGACCACCGCCCGCTGCTGACCCTGGGCTACCGCCGCACCATCGACGTCGCCGTGCTGCCGAACGACCCGCTGGCCCTTTCCGGCCTGCCCGAGGTCGTGGTCGTCCCCGACGAGGCCGCACTGCTGTCGACGTTTCGCACCTCACTGATCGACGAGCACATCAACCCGCTGCTCGACGCGATCCACACCGAGGTCCGCGTCGGCGCCCGCACCCTGATGGGCTCGGTCGCATCCGGCGTCGCCTACAGCCTGCTCCGCGCCGCCGACTGGCTGCCCGGCTCGACCGCCACCAACATCGACACGCTCCTGGAAGCCCTCCAACTCGACGACCTGGTCGAGATGGTCGACGGCCCCGGCGGGCAACTCAACGTGCAGCGCAAGACCTGCTGCCTGGCCTTCACCCTGCCCCAGCCCAAGCTCTGCGCGGGCTGCGTCATCAAGCCTTCCTGAGCAACGCGGGCCTTTCCAAACGAGTCCATCCACTGTTGACTCCTCCCAGCACCATCCTGTGCAGGGGGCTAACAGCTGCTGGTGTGTGTCGGTCGCTGTTAGTGCTTACTAGTCGGCTGGAGTGCGGGTGACAGCGGACACGAGAACTCCCGCGTGGATGGACAGGAAGCCGGGTCCTGATGGCAGTCACCGACCGTGATGAGGTTGGACCCGGAATCGTAGGCCGGCCTTGTCGTACCTTCTGGCTAGGTTGCGACTATGAGTCGTGACGAGTTGCATTGGTGCCAGTCCGCAGGATCCGCCGGGGGCCGAGGTCTGGATGTTCGACGTGGACCTGTCCCGGGTTCTGCTGGTGCTTCATCGGTGGCGGAGTTGGGTTCACCCGGCGGGCTGGTCGAAACCGCGATCCGGCCTTGGCGACCATTGTGGTCGAGCGCCGAAACCGGTTCGGCCGTTTCGGCTGCGGGTGCCTCGAGGCCGCGATTGTCCGCGCAGGGCCGCCGTCTCCTGGCTGTCGACCCGGCGAACGTCGACGAGGACCTGGCGCGTGACGTGACCGAGATCCTGACGTTGCTGTGCGCACGCCGGTACGGCCGCCGCGGTGCGGCCGTCCAGGCCCGACGCGCCGTCGAAGCCGCGACCGGGGACGTTCCGGGGTGAAAACGATTCAGGCGTTCCGGTTCGCCCTGGACATGACGCCGCGTCAGGAACGTGACGTGTTGGCGCATGCCGGGGCCGGGCGGGTTGCGCATAACTGGGCGCTGGCGCAGGTCAAGGCGGTGATGGACCAGCGGGCCGCGGAGCGCAGCTACGGTGTGCAGGCAGAGCTTCTGACTCCGTCGCTGTCGTGGTCGCTTGCGGGGCTGCGCAAGGTATGGAACGTGGCCAAGCCCGAGGTGGCGCCGTGGTGGGGTGAGGTATCAAAGGAGGCGTTCAATACCGGCCTGGACGCACTTGCCCGCGGGTTGAAGAACTGGGCCGAGTCCCGGAACGGAAAACGGGCCGGACGCCCGGCCGGCTTCCCGCGGTTCAAGTCCCGGCGCCGAACCACGCCGTCGGTGCGGTTCACGACCGGCGCGATCCGGGTCGACCCGGACCGCATGCACGTGGTGCTGCCCCGGCTGGGCCGCCTGAAGCTACACGAGTCCGCCCGCAAACTCGCCCGTCGCCTGGACAACGGCACGGCCCGGATCATGTCCGCCACGGTCCGCCGCGACGGCGGTCGGTGGCACGTCGCCTTCTGCGTTGAGGTTGAACGCGCCGATCGGACCCCGGCCCTGCCCGGCTCGGTGGTTGGTGTCGACGTCGGGATCAAACATCTCGTGGTGCTGTCCACCGGCGAGCTGGTCGATAACCCGCGCCACCTGAGCGTCGCGCAGACCCGGCTGCGGGCGCTGGGCCAGGCACTGTCGCGCAAGAGCGGCCCGGACCGGCGGACCGGACGACGGCCGTCGAAGCGGTGGGAACGTGCCGCTGCCCGGGTCGGCCGCGCTCACGCCCGTGTCGCGAACCTGCGCCGTGACGGCCTGCACAAGCTCACCACTGAGCTCGGCGCTACGTACGGGACGGTCGTGGTGGAAGACCTCAACGTCATCGGCATGCTGGCCAACCGGCGCCTGGCCCGGTATATCGCCGACGCCGGCTTCGCCGAGATCCGCCGGCAACTGGCGTACAAGACTGCATGGAACGGTGGTCGGCTGCTGGTCGCTGACCGCTGGTATCCGTCCTCGAAAACCTGCTCTGGTTGCGGCGCGGTGAAAGCCAAGCTGGCCCTATCCGAGCGTGACTACCACTGCCAGGCGTGCGGCCTGGTCATCGACCGCGACCGCAACGCCGCGCTTAACCTGGCCGCCCTCGCGGCTAAATTCGACACCGCCGGGAGTGGCCCGGTGGCAGCACGTGGAGCCGACCGGAAGACCCGCGCGCGCGGGCAGGTGGCCGTGAAGCGTGAACCCGGCACGGCATCCGCCGGTCAGGCCGGGACCGTCCCACCGCAAGGTAGGACAGCCGATCGCGTGCTCACTAGAGCGCTTTGAAAGGTAACGGAGGCAGGACCGTGGACCCGTTGGCACTGCTGGCCGCGCCCGGTGAGCGACTCGGCTGGACCTTCGACGACCGCAACCTCCGCCGGCAGCCGTTCGCCGAGCCCGAACCGGTCCGGGGCACGGTGCCGCCGCACCTGCGGGCCCGCGCGGCACGGTGGCAGCAGGGGATGCTCCGGCGGATCCTGATCTCCGTCGGCGTCGGCGGAGCGATCGCCGCGGTGCTCTTCCTGTGTGGCGGGACCGTTCTCAACCTGACTACCGCTGGCTGGATCGCCTTCAGCGTCATCGGGCTGCTCCTGTTGCTCGCCGGCGCGGTCGTCGGCGGCCTGGTCGCGCTGCCGGCCATCATCGCCGCCCGGATGGCCACCGCGGCCGAGCGCACCGTCGAGCGCGACTATGCCCGGGCCCGCGCCGGCTGGGACGAGCGCCGCCGGGCGCACGACCGCGAGCAGCAGGAGACCGTCGACCGGCTGCCCGAGTGGCGCGCCGCCGCGCCGGTCGCCGGCAACCGGCGGATCGACATCGTTGGCGGCACCGCGTACGGCTGGGAAGCGGTTCTGACGGTCTTCGGCGGTTCGCTGCTCGCCACCCGCGGCCCGATGCTGCTCGTCGACTTCACCGGCGACGCCCTCTGCGGCGAACTGATGCGGCTGGCCGCGAGCACCGGCCGCACCGTCGGAGTGCGGCGCTTCCCGGCCGAGTTGGCCCGCCTCGACCTGGTCACCGGACTCAGCGCCGGCGAACTGGTCGACTGCCTGGTCGAGGCGATCCACGGCGACGCGCGGCAGGCCGACCGCGCCGAGCGTTCCGAAGACGCCCTGCTGCTGCACGAGATCTGCGACGTGCTCGCACCCGACTTCAGCATGCCGCGCCTGCTCGGCGCGCTGCACGCCTTCACCGACCGACCGGCGCCGGCGCTCAGCGACGACGAACGCACCCGCCTGCGAAACACGCGATCCGACGACCGGCGAAGGCTCCGCCGGATCGAGGCGTTCCTGCATCCACTGGGGACGATGGGCACCGAGCCGTCCGAGCCGACCACTGCCGACCTGTTCTGCCTGATCGCCGACGAGGACACCGGCGGCGTACAACAGGAGTTGTTGAAGGAACTGCTGGTGCAGTGGCTGGCCCGGCAGCTCCGGGTCGACGCACCACCGATGGGCTCGCTCGTTCTGGTCGGCGCGGATGGCATCCACCATCGCTCGATCGAGCGCCTCAGCACGCTCTGCGAGCGCCGCGGCGTCCGTCTCGTGCTGCTCTTCGCCCACCTGCGCGAAGAGTCGCTGCGCACGATCGGCGGCGGCGAGGTCGCGTTGATGCGCCTGGGCAACCACCGCGAAGCCACGGAAGCGGCCGATTTCGTCGGCAAGGGCCATCGGTTCGTGGTCAGCCAGCTCACCCGCACGCTCGGCGGCAACGAGGCGCACACCGTCGCCGAATCCCACGGTGCAGCCGACATGCTGGGCGTCTCCGAGGGCCACCTCCGCTTCACCCAGCACCACGGCGTGGTCCGCGACTGGAGCCGGACGGTCGCCCACGCCGACGGCACCAACTGGAGCGACGCCGAGGCCACCCAGCGGGTCTACGAATACGCCGTGGAACCGCGTGTGCTCCAGGACCTGCCCGACCATGCCCTGCTCTTGGTCCGCGGCGACGGGCAGGGCGAGATCGTGCAGGCGGTCGAGGTCGACCCCGCCATCGTCACGCTGCCCCGGGTGGCGATGGACTAGACGGCGAGCACGCCGCCCTCGACGAGTAGTTCCTGGCCGTTGATGCCGCCGTTGCGCAGCAGGAAGTCGGTCGCGTCGACGATCTCGGCGACCGTGACCAGCCGGCCGATCGGGGTGCGGGCCACGTGCGGGTGGTCGGGCATGTCACGCCACTTGGGACTGTCGCCGACGATGCCCGGGTGGATCACGTTGACCCGGTGCGGTGCGATCTGGGTGGCCAGCGTCTTCGCCAGGCCGGCCAGCCCGGCGTTGTGGGTGGTGACCACGGTCGAGCCCGGGTAGGGGCGGTCCTTGGCCACGCCGCCGAACAGCACCACTGAGGCGCCGGGGCGGAACCGGTCGCGGAGCACCCGCACTACTTCGGCGTAGCCGACCAGCTTGATCGTGTGCGCCGTCACCGCGGCGTTCAGGTCGAAGTCGGCCAGGGTGTTCGGCACCTGACTGGTGGCGGTGATCACCAGGTGGTCGACCTCGCCGACGGAGGCCAACGCGTCGGCGATCGTCGCCGGCTGGGCCAGGTCGACGGCCAGTCCGCTGGCGCCGGGACCGAGCGCGGCGGCCGCGGCTTCAGCAACCGCCTTGTCCCGGCTGGTGACCACCATGGTGTCGCCCCGGGCGGCGAGATGCGCCGCCACGGCCTGACCCAGTCCGCCGGTTCCACCGACAACGATCGACGTACCCATCGCAAAAGTTCCTTAAAGTTTGAAGAACATCGCCGTTGCGAACTGTGCCACGCCGCAACAGCAACCGCCGCTGATCGTGACCATGGTCATCACCGGAACTCGGAGTTCCGTTTAGGCTGGCCGCATGCTCCGCAAGGACGCCGAGCGCAACCGCCAACGGATCATCGAAGCCGCCCGGCAGGTGTTCGCCGACCAGGGCGTGCACGCGCCGGTCGAGGAGATCGCGCGCCAGGCGGGCGTCGGCGTCGGCACCGTCTACCGGCGCTTCCCCGACCGCACCGAGCTGGTCGAGGCCGTGTTCCTCGAACGCGCCCAGCGCTATCTGGTCGCCGCGCAGGAATCCCTGGGCCACCCGGACCCCTGGGACGGCTTCCGGAGCTATCTCGAACGGCTGCGCGCCATGCAGGCCGAGGACCAGACCGTGACCGACGTGCTGACCCTCGATCTGCCGGCGTCCACCGCCTTTCAACAGCTCCGCAAACGGTTGTACGCGACCCAGAACCGGCTGATCCGCGCCGCTCAGGAGCAGGGGACGCTGCGCGCGGACTTCGTACCCGAAGACGTGGTCCTGTTGTTGATCGCCAACGCCGCGATCGTCGACCGGGTCGGCGAGGTGCCGCAGAGCTCGCCCCGGTTCTTCGCCCTCGCCCTCGACGCGTTGCGCACCGACCGACCCAGCCCGCTGCCCGACCCGCCGCCGGCGGAGCCGCTGCTCGCCGCGATGCAACGGCCGCCGGTGCACCGCCGGTCAACCGGGTAGCTTCGCCACGTCCCAGAGCCAGACGTCGCCGACCCGCTCGGGCGGTGCTCCGTACAACGAGGTCAGGGCTTTTTTCCACAGCTCGGTGTCGCGGCGTTGCGGGATCACGACGGCGCCGGCGTTCCAGTAGGCCAGGTCGCCGCGGGCGTTGGCACGGCTCTCCGGTGACAACGCCGGCACCTTCTTGCTGCGGGCCACGTAACGCAGGAAGTAGTTGGTGGGCCGGAACTCCGAGGTGAAGCTCGCGATCCGGTCGGGGCCGACCGGCGCGAGGAAGTAGCCGCCGGCCAGCGGCATCCGGGTCAGCGTGGCGCCGGACCAGCGGATCGGGTCGTTGATGCCGGAGTTCGGCATGGGCACGAACACGATGCTGCGCCCGCCCGCGGTGTAGCGGGCCCAGGTGCCGTCGGTGACGAAGTCCGGCGTGTTGGTCAGTTTCGTGGCCGGCAGCGCGGTCGGCGCGATCGGCACCAGCGCCACGAGCAACGCGGCCGCGGCGACGGCCCGGAACGCGTTGGCCCGGGCCGGTGCGGTGATCGTCTCGGCGTGCCGCTGCGCCGCCGCAACGCCCATCGCCAGCAGCAAGCCGACCACCGGCGTCACCGCGAGCGCCCAGCGGGTCGGCACCGCGGAACTGAGCACCGGCACCTCGTGCAGCGACGCCCACATCGACGGGATGCCGGTCGGTTCGCCGTGCAGCCGGACCACCGGGCCGAGCGAGAGGTAGGCGAACACGACCCCGACGACGAACAGCCCGATCGCGGCCGCGCTGCGCCGCAGGGCCACCACGACGACGAGCGTGAGGGCGAGCAGCGGCCAGCCGAAGAACGAGTTCTCCTCGGCGGCGTTCTGCGCCAGGTCGCGGGCGGTGGCCATGCTGCCGAGCAGCGACTCGCGGGACAGGGCGACATAGGCCGCCAGGTCGGCGCCGTAGTCGCGTACCTCCAGCGGCAGGCCGCTGTAGGACTGGGGTCCGTTGAGCAGGATCGCGATCGGATACCAGAGGGCCGCGAGCGCGACCCCACCCGCGACGAGGCCGCCGAACAGGAACGGTCGCCAGGTGGCCCGGGTCTCCCGCCAGCGGACGGCACCGGCGACGATCAGGAAGATCACCAGGCCGACGGCCGTCATGAACAGGATCTCCAGGTTGATGAACGCCTGCCAGATGATCACCAGGCCGAGCAGCACGCCGTTGACGACGAAGCGCGCCTTGCGCAGCTCGAGCGTGCGCCAGATCAGCACCGGCACCAGGAACTGGGACACCAGGTTGGGGTGTCCGTTGGCCTGAGAGATCATCCCGGGCGCGAAGGCGCAGAAGCCGGCGCCGATCCAGGCCGCCAGGCGGCGGTGCAGCAGATAGCGGGAGAGCACCAGATACCAGCTCACCGCGGTCAGGATCAGGCCGCCGGTGAGGAAGACGTTGAAGGCCGCGTGCGGTCCGAAGAGCAGCGTCACCGGGGTCAGCGGGATCGAGATGCCGAGCACTGAGGTGTTGGCCATCAGGTTGATGCCCAGCGGCGCGTTCATCTGGCCGGAGACGAACGGCGATGCCTGCCCGGTCGCCACCAGCGCGCCGTGCCCGAGCATCCATTCGAAGAACGCCTGGTCGGCCCGGTTGGCGGCCAGCCCCCAGGTCGGGTGCAGCCAGATCCGGTAGGTCACCCAGAACGCCGCCAGCACGTAACTCGCGACCGCCGCCAGGTCGCGGGCGCGGGCGCGCTTCCAGAGCGGTTGCCGGTGCGCCACGAGCGGCGCACTGGTCTCTCTGATCACCCGTGACCCACCTACCGGCATCGGCTCCTCCAAAGCCCGTCAAGGGGTTCTACAGAAGACCGGCAAATCACCGGGTTCCTGGCACATCCGACCTAGGTTTTCATACCGTAACTAATAGGGAAGGTCTCTCACGTTCCATCGAGGTAACTGTCCCTACCGGGGGGAGGCGGCAGATGGCCGAGATCACCGGGAACCAGCACGTGCAGTCCGAGGTACTCGAAGGCTTGGCGACCGCGGTCAACCATCGACATTGGTTCGCCGAACTGGCCCTGCCCTATCTGGGCAGCAACCCGATCGAGATCGGCAGTGGGCTCGGCGACTACGCGCTCGAGTGGGCGCCACACACCCAGCGCTTCACGGCCACCGAGGCCGACCCGGACCGGCTGATCGCGCTCAAGGAGCGGCTGGCCGGCCATACCGACATCGAGGTACGCCAGATGCTGCTACCCAGCCAGGAGGAGGGCGCGTACTCCGCGGTCGTCTCCTACAACGTGCTGGAGCACATCGAAGACGACCGCCGCGCGCTGCAGAGCATGGGCCGGATGGTCCGCCCGGGCGGCGCCGTGATCATCATCGTGCCGGCGTTCCCGTTCGCGATGAGCCCGGTCGACATCGCGACCGGCCACGTGCGCCGCTACACGATCCGGTCGCTGGCCCGGGTGATGAACCGGGCCGACCTGCGGGTCGAGCGGATCAACTACACCAACGCGCTCGGACTGATCGGCTACTACATGGCCACCAGCGTCTTCCGCCTGACACCGAAGGAAGGCGCGATGGTCAAGTTCTACGACAAACTCGTGCTTCCCGCGACGCGGGCGGTCGAGCAACGGGTGCGCCCGCCGTTCGGGCAGTCGGTCTTCGCGGTGGCCCGCCGGCCACGCTGAGACACGCACTGAAAGCGGAGGGTGTGGGATTCGAACCCACGAAGAGGTTGCCCTCTTACCGGTTTTCAAGACCAGCGCCATCGGCCACTAGGCGAACCCTCCTGGACGCGGGTCAAGTCTGCCATGCGTCCGGGCACGGGGTAAGAAAGGGCATGCGCGCGATAACGATCCCCGAGTTCGGCGGCCCCGATGTGCTCACCTGGGCGGAGGTCCCCGATCCGGTAGCGGGCCCGGGCGAGGTGCTGATCGACGTGGTTGCCTCCGCGGTCAACCGGGCTGACCTGATGCAACGGCAGGGGCACTACGCACCGCCCGCCGGCGCCTCGCCCTACCCGGGGCTGGAGTGCGCGGGCCTGGTGGGCGGCGAGCCGGTCTGCGCGCTGCTCTCCGGCGGCGGCTACGCCGAGCGGGTGGCCGTGCCGGCCGAGCATGTCTTGCCGGTGCCGGCCGGTCTGGCGCTCGACGAAGCGGCCGGACTCCCCGAGGTCGCCTGCACGGTCTGGTCCAATGTGGTCCGTGGTGCCCGGCTGGCATCGGGAGAGACGCTCCTGGTCCATGGTGGATCGAGCGGCATCGGCACGTTTGCCATCCAGCTCGGCAAGGCACTCGGCGCCCGGGTGATCACCACCGCACGGAAAGTGAAGCACGAGGCGTTGCTAGCGCTCGGCGCCGACCACGTCATTGACTATTCCACTGAGGACTTCGCGGCCGTGGCACAGGGGCTCGGCGGCGCCGACGTCATCCTCGACATCATCGGTGCGTCCTATCTGGACCGCAACATGGCGGCGCTGGCGCCCAACGGCCGGTTGGCCATCATCGGCACCCAGGGCGGTCGCCGCGCCGAGCTCGACCTCGGCAAGCTGATGGCCAAGCGGGGGTCGGTCTCCGCGACGACCCTGCGGGCCCGTCCGGCGGCGGAGAAGACCGAAATCATCAAGGGTGTACGCGCGACCGTGTGGCCGCTGGTCGAAGAAGGGAAGATCCGGCCGGTGATCGACCGGCGCATCCCGATGCCGCGGGCCGCTGAGGCGCACCGGGTGGTCGAAGACAACCTGCACACCGGAAAGGTGCTGCTGGTCAATCCCGCGTGACGCGCCGGCCGGCTCTGCGCATCAGCAGTCGCGGGCCGCTGCCCTCCGCAGCCAGCCGATCGCCGGCGTTGTAGAGCTGGCAGCGCTGCATCGACAGGCAACCACAGCCGATGCACTCGGACAGATCGTCGCGCAGCTCTTCGAGCAGCGCGATGCGCTCCTCCAGGCGGGTGCGCCAGAGCGCCGACAGGCGCCCCCAGTCGGCCCGGGTCGGCGTGCGGTTGTCAGGCAGCGAGGCCAACGCGTCGGCGATCTCGTCGAGCGCGACGCCGACCTGCTGCGCGATCCGGATGAACGCGACCCGGCGCAGCTCGGCGCGGTCGTAGCGGCGCTGGTTGCCACTGGTGCGACCGGCCCGGATCAGCCCGAGCCGTTCGTAGTAACGCAAGGCGGACGGCGCGACGCCCGACCGCGCGGACAGCTCACCGATGGTGAGCGATTCGTTGCTCAGCGCTTGCGGCCGCGCTCGCGGGTGAGGATCCACAGTGCTTCGACGCCGTCTTTCCAGGTGATCTTCTTGCCCTCTTCACGACCACGGGCCCGGTAGCTGATCGGCACCTCGTAGGGCCGGATCTTGCGACGCAGCAGCTTGCCGGTCACCTCGGCCTCCATGCCGAAGCCCTTGGACTTGATTTCCAACGACCGGTAGAGCGAGACCGGGAGCAGCTTGAAGCAGGTCTCCAGGTCGCCGATGTAGGAGTTGAAGAGCACGTTGGCGGCGGTGGTGACGGCCTTGTTGCCCATCACATACCAGAAGCTGTAGGCGCTGTGGCTGCCGAACGTGCGGTTGCCGTAGACCACCTTGGCGCGACCGTCGAGCACCGGGTCGAGCAGCTTCGGGATGTCCATCGGGTCGTATTCGAGGTCGGCGTCGAGGATGACCATGTAGTCGCCCTCGGCGCTGTCGACCGCGGTCTTGATGGCCGCACCCTTGCCGGCGTTGCGGGGGTGGGTGATGACCCGCAGCCGCGCGTCGTCAGCCGCGTCGAGGATCGCACCGGTGCCGTCGCGGCTGCCGTCGTTGACCACGACAAGCTCGATCTCGCACGGATACTCCACCGCGAGCGCCTGCTTGAGCGCCTCCGCGATGCGTTCTTCCTCGTTGTAGACCGGCATGAGGATCGAGAGCTTCACGGGAACTTCTCCTGGGCAGGCGACAAATCCGCACCAGCGTACCGGCTAGCGATGAAGATCGTGTTCCGCCGTTCGGCGGGGTCACCCGCAGGAGCCCATCCAGCCATCCGAAGACTATTCACATATGCGCGTTCATCAGGCTACTCTCCAGTA
This genomic interval from Asanoa ferruginea contains the following:
- a CDS encoding IucA/IucC family C-terminal-domain containing protein, translated to MAGAPFDPITATLRSMFGTDDLPGLTRGLLVHDPAGWLPATSLSDGSHLPDLLDAAARRWRGSPHAAAALAWKSYSYWLVLPAVLGWASARRVPLLRANDVLVHFEDHRPLLTLGYRRTIDVAVLPNDPLALSGLPEVVVVPDEAALLSTFRTSLIDEHINPLLDAIHTEVRVGARTLMGSVASGVAYSLLRAADWLPGSTATNIDTLLEALQLDDLVEMVDGPGGQLNVQRKTCCLAFTLPQPKLCAGCVIKPS
- a CDS encoding SDR family oxidoreductase, whose protein sequence is MGTSIVVGGTGGLGQAVAAHLAARGDTMVVTSRDKAVAEAAAAALGPGASGLAVDLAQPATIADALASVGEVDHLVITATSQVPNTLADFDLNAAVTAHTIKLVGYAEVVRVLRDRFRPGASVVLFGGVAKDRPYPGSTVVTTHNAGLAGLAKTLATQIAPHRVNVIHPGIVGDSPKWRDMPDHPHVARTPIGRLVTVAEIVDATDFLLRNGGINGQELLVEGGVLAV
- the tnpB gene encoding IS607 family element RNA-guided endonuclease TnpB, which produces MKTIQAFRFALDMTPRQERDVLAHAGAGRVAHNWALAQVKAVMDQRAAERSYGVQAELLTPSLSWSLAGLRKVWNVAKPEVAPWWGEVSKEAFNTGLDALARGLKNWAESRNGKRAGRPAGFPRFKSRRRTTPSVRFTTGAIRVDPDRMHVVLPRLGRLKLHESARKLARRLDNGTARIMSATVRRDGGRWHVAFCVEVERADRTPALPGSVVGVDVGIKHLVVLSTGELVDNPRHLSVAQTRLRALGQALSRKSGPDRRTGRRPSKRWERAAARVGRAHARVANLRRDGLHKLTTELGATYGTVVVEDLNVIGMLANRRLARYIADAGFAEIRRQLAYKTAWNGGRLLVADRWYPSSKTCSGCGAVKAKLALSERDYHCQACGLVIDRDRNAALNLAALAAKFDTAGSGPVAARGADRKTRARGQVAVKREPGTASAGQAGTVPPQGRTADRVLTRAL
- a CDS encoding class I SAM-dependent methyltransferase, giving the protein MAEITGNQHVQSEVLEGLATAVNHRHWFAELALPYLGSNPIEIGSGLGDYALEWAPHTQRFTATEADPDRLIALKERLAGHTDIEVRQMLLPSQEEGAYSAVVSYNVLEHIEDDRRALQSMGRMVRPGGAVIIIVPAFPFAMSPVDIATGHVRRYTIRSLARVMNRADLRVERINYTNALGLIGYYMATSVFRLTPKEGAMVKFYDKLVLPATRAVEQRVRPPFGQSVFAVARRPR
- a CDS encoding glycosyltransferase family 2 protein; this encodes MKLSILMPVYNEEERIAEALKQALAVEYPCEIELVVVNDGSRDGTGAILDAADDARLRVITHPRNAGKGAAIKTAVDSAEGDYMVILDADLEYDPMDIPKLLDPVLDGRAKVVYGNRTFGSHSAYSFWYVMGNKAVTTAANVLFNSYIGDLETCFKLLPVSLYRSLEIKSKGFGMEAEVTGKLLRRKIRPYEVPISYRARGREEGKKITWKDGVEALWILTRERGRKR
- a CDS encoding TetR/AcrR family transcriptional regulator, translated to MLRKDAERNRQRIIEAARQVFADQGVHAPVEEIARQAGVGVGTVYRRFPDRTELVEAVFLERAQRYLVAAQESLGHPDPWDGFRSYLERLRAMQAEDQTVTDVLTLDLPASTAFQQLRKRLYATQNRLIRAAQEQGTLRADFVPEDVVLLLIANAAIVDRVGEVPQSSPRFFALALDALRTDRPSPLPDPPPAEPLLAAMQRPPVHRRSTG
- a CDS encoding NAD(P)H-quinone oxidoreductase, whose product is MRAITIPEFGGPDVLTWAEVPDPVAGPGEVLIDVVASAVNRADLMQRQGHYAPPAGASPYPGLECAGLVGGEPVCALLSGGGYAERVAVPAEHVLPVPAGLALDEAAGLPEVACTVWSNVVRGARLASGETLLVHGGSSGIGTFAIQLGKALGARVITTARKVKHEALLALGADHVIDYSTEDFAAVAQGLGGADVILDIIGASYLDRNMAALAPNGRLAIIGTQGGRRAELDLGKLMAKRGSVSATTLRARPAAEKTEIIKGVRATVWPLVEEGKIRPVIDRRIPMPRAAEAHRVVEDNLHTGKVLLVNPA
- a CDS encoding peptide deformylase, which translates into the protein MPSPPPTSPISPIERAADSFAAELSRWRVERGLTKKQLATQMGFDPSYVSHVEGRRHRPTEDFARRAEAVLSASGAIWLRFQEYDDLRHARAGAQPQRDPPVPEQWMPPGTGLIVEQEVATLAFVGDDYRCVIRRSLYNAGTEPVTRYLVRVAVDRYPEDPERSNRHHRDHPLTFAELDLQAYCDDPPAREPMEWRKKHDRDAFKEVWLLFENANGRFPLYPGERVTIEYAYTVGQEKWGRWFQRAVRLPTRRLTVRLDFPTDLDAQVWGVATSLSSEEAPLRTPVTRRAEGDRTWFEWSTDSPTLNARYRLEWRFRAVRPSPAPAPASASPMLGDAAPDSLVSNGRRASVPVSLLHSEGPAAPDLGRAGQPAAVVVPAQRHAPRTPSERMRSVGVVQRGSALLAHAAVPLRLPVDAEAGRDVVDRLFEALERIEEMHIFSKGVGLAAPQIGLAVAVAVVRPPDPAAEPLVLVNPRIVDASPRVDERYEGCLSFFDVRGLVPRSLRVQVEHADWSGARRVTTFERGLARLVAHEIDHLEGRLYDERMPPGAALVPITEYRETGRPWNY
- the soxR gene encoding redox-sensitive transcriptional activator SoxR codes for the protein MDPHPRARPQALSNESLTIGELSARSGVAPSALRYYERLGLIRAGRTSGNQRRYDRAELRRVAFIRIAQQVGVALDEIADALASLPDNRTPTRADWGRLSALWRTRLEERIALLEELRDDLSECIGCGCLSMQRCQLYNAGDRLAAEGSGPRLLMRRAGRRVTRD